One region of Pogona vitticeps strain Pit_001003342236 chromosome 1, PviZW2.1, whole genome shotgun sequence genomic DNA includes:
- the LOC110078687 gene encoding ankyrin repeat domain-containing protein 9-like, whose translation MASSNQASLQDAQSRHCKFLSYMFYQAVRDHKPVWMLEDMRTMEYFYWEEDASQRTYSPSEALLYAVVHNHLPYAQYLLSHFPEEALKVPGDHFCYCPSSAPHLAMAVTYDRRDILGLIISIAHKLPSLNSYINRTGCFHLEDGKTPLHLACELLRSETVLILLGNGASPLIEDSKGLTPLDVILEQMWDSKVNVASKKLCLDYLLLFMPNPRFKMQKVLQKHPEHWTLLLGEDKFNSLVGKVPPSLYLQAMQTILRTLPPSHFPKSIQELPIPQALKPLPGLSKMPSTKNMVNVSP comes from the coding sequence ATGGCCAGCAGCAACCAGGCCAGTTTACAGGATGCCCAGAGCCGGCACTGCAAGTTCCTATCTTATATGTTCTACCAGGCTGTCCGGGATCACAAGCCTGTGTGGATGCTGGAGGACATGAGGACTATGGAGTATTTTTATTGGgaagaagatgccagccagaggaCGTATTCACCTTCAGAAGCACTGCTATATGCTGTGGTGCACAATCACCTACCGTATGCCCAGTATCTGCTGTCTCATTTTCCGGAGGAGGCTCTCAAAGTCCCCGGAGATCATTTCTGCTATTGTCCATCTTCGgctcctcacttggccatggccGTCACCTATGACAGGAGAGACATATTGGGGCTGATCATCAGCATCGCACACAAGCTGCCCAGCCTGAACTCTTACATCAACAGGACTGGCTGTTTTCACTTAGAAGATGGGAAGACTCCACTGCATCTCGCCTGCGAGCTTCTGAGGTCAGAGACTGTCCTCATCCTCCTAGGCAATGGGGCCTCTCCTCTGATCGAAGACAGCAAAGGGCTCACCCCACTGGATGTCATCCTGGAGCAGATGTGGGATTCCAAAGTCAACGTGGCATCGAAAAAGCTCTGCCTCGATTACCTCTTGCTGTTCATGCCTAACCCACGGTTCAAGATGCAGAAAGTGCTACAGAAGCATCCCGAGCACTGGACGCTTCTGCTCGGAGAGGACAAGTTCAACAGCCTGGTGGGGAAGGTGCCTCCATCTTTATACCTTCAAGCTATGCAAACCATCCTCCGGactctgcccccctcccattTCCCTAAAAGCATCCAGGAGCTACCGATACCTCAGGCATTAAAACCCTTACCTGGGTTGAGCAAAATGCCATCGActaaaaatatggtaaatgtttcTCCGTaa